GTTCAATTGGAATCTCATGTGAATGGATGTATCTACTGTTGGAGAATGGCGGGAGCGTCACTTGGGTTGGGTCCCGATGCACACTATCAACTTCTAAGGATGACCTCACCATAACAATGAGAGGAGATTAGAATAGGGTGCGCATGCTCTCCTATGTATTCATCACGTTTGTTGGGTATTTTGACCTCGCCTCGAAGCTTCAAGCTTTATAGATTTGCCACAACATTAGATAGGCTTCATTCTACCCCTGTCTCAGGTGTAAAGTGGCGAAGCCGAGGCATCTTCCAATGCCCCTCCGTTGCCTGACCAAGTTAAGGCCAATTGGTCATGAAGCATAAATTCCAATATGGGGCCTTCTTCAAATACCACTGGAGGCTTCAAGAGCCTACCTACCTTCTACTTGTGAGCTTCAATCCAATTGATAGCTTACCATTTGAGGCAGACAGCTTGACAGTGAGAGAGTACCCGGCTTTTTTAAGAGTGGGGACGTGCACGGCCAGCACTTGGCCTAATTCTTGGCAAGAGGCTTGGTCTGGACCACCCACCATCAGCTTGAGCCTCAAGCCATGTCCAACCATctttcaacctcgacctttcatcatcattgtcgCGGAAATAGTTCATCTGGCTTTCTGAATTTATTGCATGGTGTAGTAGCCTGTTCAACTCGATTTCTCGATTCCGTTACAGCCTAATGCCTGCATGGGTCAGAAAACCTTGAAATCCGTGCTTTGTGACATATCTTCGATGAAGATGGTCGACTACCTATACAAGCTCAGCCTGAAGCATTGATGTACCATTGATATCTTTCATGATGAAGGAATTGACTGCAGGCCCGAAAAAACTATCGAGTTTAACTAAGGAGATGATTCTTTGTTTGATAAAAAGATTACAACGTGGCGATTTCTTTTGTTTGACATCGTGATGCAGACGTGAAGCTTATCGGTATTAATTTTAACAACAGCCATTTCAACAACAGTCACGCGAATCAGCAAAgtttataaaatctttaaatTTCAACTCCTGAAAAGATGCCAACATTTGGATCTCTTCCACTCAACATCAGCAACATGGACACAGCCTCTGGTCGCTTCGGcgccccctcctccccaaAGTTCTGGCGCTCGCTGCCTCGGGAGATCCAATTAATGATACTAGATTGTCTTTTTGCCAATTACCTACCCAAGCGAACAGACGCAGCTCCTGGAAAAATGTGTCGAATATCTGCTCTGAGTCCCGTGTGCAAGGACTGGCAGTACCTGGTCGAAACACACACCTTTCGTCGTCTATCCCTTAAGGTGCCGGATCTGCCAAGGTTTAGCAAATTTGTTGAAGGAAAGAATGCCATCAGGCTCAACCACATTAGGCATCTCTCGTTTCGAATCGAGCTCACCCCATACACCTGTCCGACCTGCAACAAGCCCGAGAAAAGAGCCACGATTGCCCGGTGAGATACTCCAGAGTCCGTACTAGAGTGCGCTACCGCTAACCATCCATAATTAGGAACAATCAGGTTTTTACCTCTGCTCTAGTACGTCTACTAAAGGTTCTCTCATATTGGGACCGCACACATGGAGGGCTTACGTTGGAAATTACCGCCCTCTCGCCCAGCGATGTTGAGCACCATGGCTACGAGCCTGAACTGGCACATGACTATCCATTCCAGCTTGAGGAAGATCTGGAACAGTCTCCCAGCTTTCGGGAATATCACACTACAAAGTCTGCTGAGCCTAGAGCATTTTCAAATCGTCACATGAGGGCGGCTCTAGTGAGGCTCCATGGCACACCTCTTGAGATGACGCCGCTGTCTCAGAAAGGCCGCCGAAAGCCAAGCCCAACACTGTCTGAAACTCCTATTGTCAAAGGTTTCCTTATCCGCCGGTCGTTTGTCAGGGGGTTTGCACTCAGCACGCTTGCAAAGCTCTTCAATGAGAGCCTAGTAGCCTTGGAGTGGTTTCGTTTCGAACGATGGGCTTCTTTCACGTACCATGAAGAGATAGCCTTTTATACTGGTATGGTATCCACATCCGGTCAGAGAATTGATCATCGCTGACATGTCGTGACAGATCTGCGGGCCTTTTTGATACCTGCCTTGCCTCAAACCGTCAAGAGGCTGTCCTTCAGCCAgtggccaagatggaagcCACCTTGGATGCATGACACCTTCGATCAGATCGACTTGCGCAAGTCCCTCTCCCGAGTCCTAGCGCCATTGGTTTTGCAATTGACCGAGTTCTGCCCTCCTGATCTTATGAACCTCTCAGAGTTTTTAGATCAACTCGGCCAGATGAGTGGCCGTTCTGGAGAAGCCAAGCTTGAGCTGCTCTCCATCAAAGGTGGTAGATTCGCCCAGTGTTGCGTGACAAAAATGTTGACCCTAACCGCTGCGGCAGCAAAGGCATTGCCACGGCTGCGCATTCTAGAGGTGTGGCATGACACTCGTGGGTATGAGTACCTCTTCCGATATACGCAGTCTAACAATCAAGCTACTATAACCTGGATGAACGGTGGGAAAGGGTATCCTCTGGCGCCTGAGGTCCTTGAAGCGTGGGAGGGCGTTGCCTCAGCGTATTCAACTCGACCCCTCGTTGTGGATAGAAGACGGTTTCCGGGAAACAAAATGATGGACCCAAGATGGTACAATAGATGCGTGTACCCTCTCTTGGAGCTACGGAGACTGGCCTTCGACCCAATTACCTTAGAACGAGAGTCACAACTCATACGCAAACCATGAGTTGTAGTGTGCTAGCTTGGTAGGTGGAGAAGAATGCTTCCAGGGGCTAGTCGTTCTTGAAATACTCACTAGGCTACGTCTTACTCTCTGTCTTGCATCTTGTCCAACTCTCTCTAAACAATCTCCCAGAAGAGTCTTTCCCATATTTGACGCTACACATTTATTGACAGACTAATCGGATTTTTCGATTAGACCACCCGCTGGGGTTTAGTAGAACACCATCCTTCAACGGCCGGATCTATGCACTCCTCTTCTTGGAAGCCTGTGTTACATGGAGCACCTCGTCTCTAACTGCTTATGAGAAAGAGAACACATCATCCTTGCCGCTCAAGAATTTCTCACTCCTGGCCAGGCCCTGCTCGTCTCCATCAGTCGTGTCCATCAACTCCATGCCGACCCAGCCTTCTTCGAGTCCATCCCCGACTTCAATCAACCAAGCATCATCCTTTTCATCAATGATAACATGAAGGGATTAGCGTCTGCCTACACTATTCCCAGCTTATGGAGGAGCTAGACGGTTTCACGGATCTGTGAGGCCCATTTCTGCTTCGTCTCTGCCGCTGTGGCCGAGAGGTCAATCTCTCTCAGGTTCCGTCCGGGCACCCACTGCCGGAGGAATCCTAGAATTTTCTTGGTATCCTTGTCATGGATGTAGCCCAGAAGCTGGGGGACTCGTACCTAGCCTTGCTGCGGGTATTTCTTGAGAATCTTGCCCAAACACTCTAACTCTCGTGCTTCCGGGTCGTCTTGCAGCCGGCTTGGCTCGCTCTGCGACTTGCATAACATGCCTCGTTGGGGTAAGACGGCATTGCAATGGGCTGTGGCGAACGGGAAAACCGATATGGCTGTTCTATTTCGGCATGCGGAGGCTGGAGTCTCTTGATTCTACGAATTTCAAGCCGGATCAAATGGGCATGAGATGACGCATTGAGCCTGTCTACCAGGGTAGTCCCAAGCATCGCTGCACATAACTCGTCTGTTCGTCTTTCATGTTTATGAAATGATATAAGGAATACTGTCCAAGCTGGATGTGGACCGCCGCCATGATTTTGACAATATTCTTCAACAGTTCAATAGGAATAATTTAGATTTCTTAACTTCTGTATTCAGTGCATGATGACTGAGATAAAACAAATTCTCTAGATCCCATTTGTCGCGCATGAGAAGACACCCGACACCGCACCAGCCTCGAACTGGTCAATAATGCCCTGTACACTGGCATATGTGCCGACTGTCAGGAACGCGATGCCGATGGCGATCAAGATGATGTTGACGACGTTGCCCGTCAAGTCGGTGATGAAGCTATGATGCCGTCCCACCTTCTTGTCGGCGCCGCGCATACGGAAGTAGGCGACACCCCAGAAGATGAAGCCGAACCAACTGTCGAACAGGGACGACATGACGGAGAGCACTATGGATTGTGTCAGCGCTGTTGCTACACTTTTCTTTCAAGATAACCACTTACgggagttgaagaagggaaTGACCATGGCGATGATAAAGGCCAGAATCCACGTCGCCAGCAGAATTCCAGCCCAGGATCCCCAACC
This region of Fusarium falciforme chromosome 5, complete sequence genomic DNA includes:
- a CDS encoding F-box domain-containing protein — encoded protein: MPTFGSLPLNISNMDTASGRFGAPSSPKFWRSLPREIQLMILDCLFANYLPKRTDAAPGKMCRISALSPVCKDWQYLVETHTFRRLSLKVPDLPRFSKFVEGKNAIRLNHIRHLSFRIELTPYTCPTCNKPEKRATIARNNQVFTSALVRLLKVLSYWDRTHGGLTLEITALSPSDVEHHGYEPELAHDYPFQLEEDLEQSPSFREYHTTKSAEPRAFSNRHMRAALVRLHGTPLEMTPLSQKGRRKPSPTLSETPIVKGFLIRRSFVRGFALSTLAKLFNESLVALEWFRFERWASFTYHEEIAFYTDLRAFLIPALPQTVKRLSFSQWPRWKPPWMHDTFDQIDLRKSLSRVLAPLVLQLTEFCPPDLMNLSEFLDQLGQMSGRSGEAKLELLSIKGGRFAQCCVTKMLTLTAAAAKALPRLRILEVWHDTRGYEYLFRYTQSNNQATITWMNGGKGYPLAPEVLEAWEGVASAEHIILAAQEFLTPGQALLVSISRVHQLHADPAFFESIPDFNQPSIILFINDNMKGLASAYTIPSLWRS